Part of the Gemmatimonadota bacterium genome is shown below.
CTCCCCTCGGTCACCCAGGCCGGCCCAGCCGCCGGTCCGGTGATGGCCGCGATCCCGCAGCAGCGGCTCTTCCGGTGGCTGCCCCCGATCGCCGTCATCACGATGCTCGCAGGGCTCAGGCTGCTCTGGGTGACCTCGGCGGGTTTCGCGAAGGCCTACTTTCTGACCTGGCCCGGCCACACGTACTCGGTCGGGGCGCTGCTGGCGATCGTCGGCTTCATGATCGCCATGCTGGTGGGTCGGCCCAGCGCCATGCGCGCCGGGCAACTGGTGGGGCAGATGGCCGGCATGAGCGACGAGGCTGAGCGGGCTCGGTTGCAGGCCGAAGTTGGCCGACTCCGGGCGCGCGCCGGCCGATTCGGCGCACTTTCCGTCGTCCTCCTGTTGACGGCGACGGCCGCGATGGCGGTTGCCCGGTACCTGTAGGATGCCCGCCGCTTCCCCAGACGTTAGATTCGGGGGCTTTCCGCCCCCAACCTCGTCACCAGGTGTCTCGATGCGATCGCGTTGCCTTCGTGCGTTCCTCATGTTGTCCGCCGTGGCCATTCCACTCCATGCGCAGGTCCAGAAGAAGGCGCTGACTCAGGCTGACTGGGATCGCTGGGAGTCGATTGGGGCCCCGACACTCTCCAACGACGGTCGCTGGGCCGCGTACACGATTCGTCCGCAGGTGGGCGACGGCCGCTATGTGGTCCGGGCCACCACCGGCAACACGGAATACACCATTCCGCTCGGCTACATCGCGCGCGCCAACAACAGCGTTCCCGCGCGCGGCGCGGCGGGCGGCGGGGCACCGGGCGGCGGTGCCCCTGCGGGGGGAAGTGGCCAGCTGACCGCGGATGGTCGATTTGCCATTGCGACCACGCAAGCGACCAAGGCCGAGGTGGACCGCATCGCCAAGGCTGTCGCCGCGCTGAAAAATGCGCCGAAGCCGGCGGCCATGCCGGCGGGCGCGGCGCCGGCGCCTGCGGCCGCCGCACCGGACACGGTGACCCCGAAGGGGGCGCTCGTCATCCTCGATCTTCGGACCGGCGTCCAGACGGCGATCGTCGGGGCGCGCGGCCCGCGGTTGGCGAAGGAGAGCAGCAACTGGATGATCTATACGCCGGACTCGGTTCGCGCCCCGGGCGACTCCACGGCATCGAATGGCCGTGGCGCGGCAGGTGGGCGCGGTGCGGGTGGCCGAGGCGCCACCGGGGCGGCCGCGTCGACGGGGCCACGGCGGACGTACGGCTCCACCATCACCTTGCGGAACATGGCGACCGGGGCCGAAGAGAAGATGGCGTACGTCGCGTCGTCGACCTTTGACGACAGCGCCAAGGTGCTGGTGTACACCATTGCCTCGCGGGACTCCACGCAGGACGGCATCTTCATCCGCAACCTCGCGACGGGTACCACCACCACGGTGATGAAGGCGCCGGGCAACTACCGCGGCTTCAACTTCGACCGGGCCCAGCAGCAGTTCGTCTTCACGACCGATGCCGGTGCCGAGTTCGGCAAGCCGGAGCCGGTCGGGACGATCTACTACGGTTCGATCAAGAGCGGGACGGCCACCGCGCTGATCACGCCGGCGATGGTGCCGACCGGGCTCCGCATTCTTGCGACCACGACCGCGAGCTTCAGTCGGAACGGGACGGCGCTGCAGTTCACCATGTCACCGCCCGCGCCGGACACCATTCCGGCCGACTCGCTGAACGGGAAGGCGCGCTTCGACCTCTGGCACTGGAAGGATCCGCAGTTGCAGCCGGCGCAGCTCCTGAGCGCGGGCCGGGATCGGAGCAAGAGCTACCAGACGATCTTCCATCTCGGCCCTGCGCCGAAGGCGGCACGGACCGTCAAGGGTCGCGACACGATGATGACCTTGGTCGGCGACAAACGGCTGGTCAAGCTCGCCGATGACACCGTGAGCGGCGTGCAACTCTCCGACGACGCGAAGGTCGGCGTCGCGACGAGCTCGGTGCGCTACGACATCGAGAAGATGTGGGGGGCTGGCGGCAACGACATCTACGTCGTCGATCCGGTCACCGGGATCCGCAAGCAGATCGCCACCCAGGTGCAGACGGGTGGGCAGCTCTCCCCCGATGCGAAGTATGCCTACTACTTCGATCGCGGGAACTGGTACGCCTATCAGCTCGCCACCAACACGCTCCTCAACGTCACGGCGCAGGTGAAGGGTGTGCGCTTCGACCAGGAGACCTGGAGCACGCCGGACGAGCCAGCGGCCTGGGGTGTGGCGGGCTGGACCAAGGGCGACAAGTCGGTCCTGGTCTATGACCGCTTCGACGTCTGGGAACTCGATCCGACCGGGGCGAAGGCGCCGGTCATGGTGACCGATTCGGTCGGTCGTCGTGAGCATACCGCCTTCCGGCTCGTCGACCTGAATCGCGATCGCGAGGAGGATCGCTTCATCGACCCGAGCAAGCCGCTCTATTTCCGCGCCTTCTCCGAGGCCACCAAGGGCAGCGGCTATTACCGGGATCGGCTCGACGTGAAGGGTGCGCCGGAGAAGATCATCTTCGGTGACTATGCCTATGGCCAGCCGACCAAGGCGAAAGCGGCCGACGTCTACCTGATGACGCGCGGCACCTTCGTGGAATTTCCGAATCTCTGGGTCGGACCGTCGCTCACCCAGCTGACCCAGATCACCGACATGAATCCCTGGCAGAAGGAGTACAACTGGGGGACGGCCGAACTCGTGAGCTGGCTCAGCGAGGACGGCGTGCCCCTGCAGGGCATTCTGTACAAGCCGGAGAACTTCGACGCTTCGAAGAAGTATCCGCTGATCGCGTACAACTACGAGGATCTCTCCGACGGCCTCTACAGCTACGTCCCGCCGACGGGCCGGAACATCATCAACGCGACGCACTATGCCTCGAACGGCTACCTCGTGTTCATGCCGGACATCCACTACGAGGAAGGCCATCCGGGGGAGAGTGCCCGCAAGTCGATCGTGCCGGGTGTGCAGATGCTGCTGGCGCGTGGCTACGTCGACCCGAAGGGCCTCGGCATCCAGGGACAGTCGTGGGGCGGCTACCAGGCGGCCTACATCGTCACGCAGACCTCGTTGTTCTCGGCGGCGATGGCCGGCGCTCCGGTGTCGAACATGACCTCGGCGTACGGCGGCATCCGCTGGGGGTCCGGCCTGGCCCGTGCCTTCCAGTACGAGAAGGGGCAGAGCCGCATCGGCAAGTCGCTGTGGGAGGCGCAGGATCTCTACCTCGAGAACTCGCCGCTCTTCCACCTGCAGCGCGTCACCACGCCGCTCTTCATCATGGCCAACGACCAGGACGACGCGGTGCCCTGGTGGCAGGGGATCGAGCTCTTCGTCGGCCTCCGCCGGTTGAACAAGGAGGTGTACCTCATCAACTACAACGGTGACGTGCACAACCCGGCTTCGCGCGCGAACCAGAAGGACATCGCGATGCGGATGCAGCAGTTCTTCGACAACAAGCTGAAGGGCGCCCCGGCCCCCGACTGGATGGTCAAGGGCATCCGGGCCGTCGACAAGGGCCGCGATCAGTTCACCGTCACGACACCGGCGCCGCCGGTGAAGCCGTAACCGCGGCGGTACCGCATCCCTATGCAACGGGGCGACGCGTCACGCGTCGCCCCGTTGTGCGTTCCCGTGCAGCGCTCGCTCCTAGGCACCGCGCTTCGCGATCAAGGCCACGCGCGATCGGTCCGACACCACCACGCCGCCGGGCCTCTCGACCGTCACCACGAACAGTGTCGCCTTCGTGACCCGGATCGCCGGGTCGATCGGCACCAGGGTCTCGGCGGTGCCGGCGGTCACGTTGAAGACGCCGCCGTCCACCGGATAGCGTTCGTCACCGGAGGCATCGAAGATCCAGAGCTGGTACTGCTCCTTGGTCGGATCGTTGGCGGCGAGCTGGTGAAAGCGCATCACGCCGGCCTGTGCTGAGTCGCTCCAGACGACGTCACCGTGGGCACTGTCGGCCATCGCGTCGGGGCCACGCGTCCAGGCGACCTCGCCCCCACTCGGCAGCAGGGCCGCGCGCAGTGCGAGTGGGCTGGGTCCCACCACCGTCGCGGGGGCGGGCGAGCGGCCCACCATCGCCCAGAGCGCGATCGCGGCGGCGGCGGCCCAGCCGGTCCAGCTCGGCATGCCGGTCGTTCGGCGGGTCGCGATGTCGACCACCGGCACGAGCTCGGCCTCGCCGCGCGAGATCAGCTTCGCCGTGAGGGCACCGGAGAGCGGCACCTCCTCGTCGGCCACGAGCGCGGCCGCAAGTTCGGCTTCGATCCGCTCGTCGTCGGAGGCGTGCGGTCGGTCGGTCACGGAGCACCTCCCTCGTTGGACGGTCCCACACCCATCAATGCCCGGGCCCGAAGCAATCCGCGGCGAACGTGCGACTTCACGGTGCCGAGGGGGGTGTCGGTCTCGAGTGCGACTTCCTCATGCGTCTTCCCGTCGAGGAGGGTCATCTCCAGCATGCGACGCTGCATCGGCGTCAATTCCGCCAGGACCCGTCGCGCAGCATCCTCGTGCTCGAGCACGTCGGCGGCCCCGGCGGCTTCGCTGGCGGCATCGAAGTCGTCGGGCATGGCCACCATGACGGGGGCGCGGCCGCGCCTCCGGGCCCGATCGATCAACCGGCGTCGGGCAATCATCGCGACAAAGCCGCGCGGCGAACACTTGGTGGGATCGTATCGCCCGGCGCTCTTCCACAGGTCGATGAAGATCTCTTGCACCGCATCCTCGGCGTCGGATGGATCGTGGTTCCAGCGCTTCGCCAGCGCCTGCACCAGCCCCCCGAAGGTCTGTACGCAGTCGGCCACCGCCCGCTGGTCGCCACGCGCGATGCGGCCGAACAGGTCGGACGCGTCGACGTTACCCATCATCACGCCGGGAGCGGGGAGCAGTCCAGTCATCACCCCCCGGTTCGCTGAGGGTCGTCCGGTGGATGCAGGCGGCCCGATTCATGGCCGGCCGTCATCGCCAAAGGGATCGCCCGGGGGCCCGGAGGGCAGGAGATGGGGTTGGCAGTTCCCGCCGCTCGCGCCACCGGGTGATGTCGGCGGCGATGCCGGCCCAGTGCGCTCGTGCGGACTCCGACCCCGTGGCCGCGCGCGCCTTTGCATCGGTCCCCAGCGCGGCCAGCTTCAATTCCACGACATCACGGACTTCCTGGGCGGCGTCTCGATCGGCGGCCAGGGCCAGCAGCCGGTCGATGACGGCCCGCTGAGTGACCCGGCGCAGCGCGGCGTCGGTTGGCGTGGTCGACGCACCGCGCCAAGTGGCCGCCACGAGGCGGTCGATCATTTCCTCGAGGGTCAGTTGCCCCGGCTGCCGCACCGAACCGATCACCAGCCGCGCAGCGCGCTCCCGTTGCAGCAGGCCGTCGACCGTGAACTGGGCCAGTGTCCGCGCGGCGCTCAAGGCATCGAAGCCCGGGCGACTCCGGGTCGCGAAGAGTTCCACCGACTCGGGGTAGCCACCTGGCCGCGGCGCCATCAGGGTCTGGATGGAATCGGGGATCGCGAGTTCGGACGGTTCGAGGGTGGTGAGCAACTGGGCGAGTGCCGCACGTTGCCGGTCGGCCGCGACCATCCGCGTCGCCTGCTGTCCATCACCCTTCACGGCGTAGGCGTACTCCATTCCGCCAACGGTCTTCACCAGCGAATTGATCGCGAAACGATGCCAGAAGTAGAGGGGCACGAAGCGTTCCTGCAGCGTAGCGACCGGTTCGCCGTCGCGAATATTGCGCTCCCGAAGTGCGCGATCCCCCAGCGGCGCACCTCCATCTGGTGCTGCAGGAACTCGCCGGCGGTGGCTGCGTCGTCCCACAGATTGGTGCGCGGATCGCTCGCCGACTCGGGGCGCGCATCGTTGTCGGAGAGGAAGCGATAGCCCTTGCGCAGGCCGTCGGCGACGATCGCCCGCAACGAGTCGGCTTCGACCGCCGCAGGCCAGATGCCATACCCCCAACGAATCGCCCAGACGTCATACTCGCCGGGGCCGACGTCGTAGGCAGCCGAGATGTCGGGACGACCGTTCGCCATGCGGATGCGCGGGGCGGGGTAGTCCATCACCGACCCGCGATTGTACGTCGAGGCGATGTAGTTGTGTGCGAGGCCCAGCGTGTGCCCGATCTCATGGGCCGTGACCTGACGCACGCGCGCCAGCACGAAGGCGGTGTCGGCCGCGGCAGCGTCGGCGCCGAAGAAGGCGGCGTAGAGATTGTAGTCGGTGCGCGCGCGGTGCGAGTCCATCCGCGCCATCCCCTTGAGCAGTTCGCCGGTGCGCGGATCGCCGACGGCACCGCCGATGCTCCACCCGCGTTCATTGCGATTCTCCCACTGCACCACGTTGTACCGCGCATCCATCGGGTCGGCACCGGCGGGGAGGTACTCGACGCGGAAGCCGCCGGGCAGTCCGGCCTGCGCAAACGCCTCCTCCCACCACTTGGCACCTTCGAACGTCGCCGTCCGGATCGGCTCCGGAATACCGGGGTCGATGTAATAGACCAGCGGGTTCACGATCGGAGAGGCGGGATTGGCGGGATCCTGGCGCTGCAGGCGATGTCGGGCGATCCAGCGCTGCGTGAGATCGCCCTGGATCGGCTCGAAGTAGTCCTTGAATCCGGTGGCCCCATAGCCAACCCGCGGATCATAGCGCCGCGGGGTGTACCCATCGTCCGGCAGCGCGAGCAGCGTGAGGTGCTGACGCAGCGTGAAGGCCCGGCCATCGGGAACGATCGATTCGACGGTCCGACCAGGATTGCCAGTGGTCGCAAAGGTCAACGAGACGTCGATTTCGCTATTGCCCGGGAAGCCGATCGTGAAGTTGCGATTGACGCCCGAGCGATCCCGCGCGACGGTGTAGCTCCCCTCCTGACTCCGCTGGAGCGTCGAGGCGACGTCCATCCAGTCGCGATGGACAAAGTCGGTGGCGTCGACCAGCACGCGGTCGCCCTCGGCACCGATGATCGGCAACGCGCCAGAGATGCTCGACGGGAACGCCTCATCCACGGTGCGACGATGGAGCGAGTCACCCCGCGAGCGATAGCTCCAGTTCTCGAAGATCACCCGCACCACGGTGCCGGTCGTTTCGAAACGGGTGACAAAGGTCGGGCCGTTGGCCCCGCGATCCAGCCCGATCGGGTTGGACCCGAGCCCGGTGGCCAGCTCGGCGACGAAGAGTGCCCGAAGGCCACCCTTGGGCAGCTCGAGGGCGAGGGTCCCCTTCGATTCGTCGAGGTACATGGTGACGAAGCCGGGGAGACGGCTCCACCCGGCGGTCTTGCTGGCGATCGTTGGCAGCGGGGCAGGGGCAGCGGTCTGCTGGGCCGTCAGCCCGCCGGTCGGGAGGAGCGCGACGAGCAGGGTGGCGGCGGCCGCCGGCATACCCCAATAGCGCCGGAGATTGGCAATGATCACTGGCAGGCCCCGGAACACACAGAAGGTGAGTGCCACCCAGGCCAGCCAGCGGCCACCCTGCAGGAGTGTCGGGGCGTATCCGGCCAGCGACTGGGAGGCAGGGTAGCCGGCCAGCGCCTGGGCCAGCGTGAGCAGGGTAAAGGTGACGATCTTGCTGATCGAGTACCCGGTTCGCATGAAGGGAGATCCGACCATGAACTTGCCGAGCTTCGACTTGTGCTGGTCGAAGGGCGCCACTCCCTGGGCGATCCCGATGCTCCGGAAGGCGTCGGTCAGGGTGGTCCGGGCGATCACCACGAGCGGGATCACCACCGAAATCAGCCCGAGGTCGGCGAACACGGCCCACAGCACCAATTCGTACGTGCGGTCGGCCGCGATGTCGAGGACGGAGCCAAAGAGGGTGGTTTGGCCGCTCTTCCTGGCCACCATCCCGTCCACCGTGTCCAAGCCGAGCCCCACCAGCAGCAGCCCGACTCCGGCCAGCTGGAGGGCCGGCGAGCCGAAATAGAGGATCAGGACGTTGGCGAGGAGGAGGGGGAAGCGGGAGAGCGTGATGTAGTTGGCCAGCAAGCAATGCTCCGGTCGAGGCTGGCAGGAATGGACACCCTGCGGGGCGGTGGAGACAAGGGATGGGGTCGGGATCTGGCGCCCACCCCGCCATTGTGCCATCTTTGGAGGCTGTATAGGCCATTTCTGGCCAGTGGCGGGGCTTCTTACACGACAGGTCGCATGGCTACTTCTACCGACGACACCTCG
Proteins encoded:
- a CDS encoding S9 family peptidase → MAIPLHAQVQKKALTQADWDRWESIGAPTLSNDGRWAAYTIRPQVGDGRYVVRATTGNTEYTIPLGYIARANNSVPARGAAGGGAPGGGAPAGGSGQLTADGRFAIATTQATKAEVDRIAKAVAALKNAPKPAAMPAGAAPAPAAAAPDTVTPKGALVILDLRTGVQTAIVGARGPRLAKESSNWMIYTPDSVRAPGDSTASNGRGAAGGRGAGGRGATGAAASTGPRRTYGSTITLRNMATGAEEKMAYVASSTFDDSAKVLVYTIASRDSTQDGIFIRNLATGTTTTVMKAPGNYRGFNFDRAQQQFVFTTDAGAEFGKPEPVGTIYYGSIKSGTATALITPAMVPTGLRILATTTASFSRNGTALQFTMSPPAPDTIPADSLNGKARFDLWHWKDPQLQPAQLLSAGRDRSKSYQTIFHLGPAPKAARTVKGRDTMMTLVGDKRLVKLADDTVSGVQLSDDAKVGVATSSVRYDIEKMWGAGGNDIYVVDPVTGIRKQIATQVQTGGQLSPDAKYAYYFDRGNWYAYQLATNTLLNVTAQVKGVRFDQETWSTPDEPAAWGVAGWTKGDKSVLVYDRFDVWELDPTGAKAPVMVTDSVGRREHTAFRLVDLNRDREEDRFIDPSKPLYFRAFSEATKGSGYYRDRLDVKGAPEKIIFGDYAYGQPTKAKAADVYLMTRGTFVEFPNLWVGPSLTQLTQITDMNPWQKEYNWGTAELVSWLSEDGVPLQGILYKPENFDASKKYPLIAYNYEDLSDGLYSYVPPTGRNIINATHYASNGYLVFMPDIHYEEGHPGESARKSIVPGVQMLLARGYVDPKGLGIQGQSWGGYQAAYIVTQTSLFSAAMAGAPVSNMTSAYGGIRWGSGLARAFQYEKGQSRIGKSLWEAQDLYLENSPLFHLQRVTTPLFIMANDQDDAVPWWQGIELFVGLRRLNKEVYLINYNGDVHNPASRANQKDIAMRMQQFFDNKLKGAPAPDWMVKGIRAVDKGRDQFTVTTPAPPVKP
- a CDS encoding zinc-dependent metalloprotease: MLANYITLSRFPLLLANVLILYFGSPALQLAGVGLLLVGLGLDTVDGMVARKSGQTTLFGSVLDIAADRTYELVLWAVFADLGLISVVIPLVVIARTTLTDAFRSIGIAQGVAPFDQHKSKLGKFMVGSPFMRTGYSISKIVTFTLLTLAQALAGYPASQSLAGYAPTLLQGGRWLAWVALTFCVFRGLPVIIANLRRYWGMPAAAATLLVALLPTGGLTAQQTAAPAPLPTIASKTAGWSRLPGFVTMYLDESKGTLALELPKGGLRALFVAELATGLGSNPIGLDRGANGPTFVTRFETTGTVVRVIFENWSYRSRGDSLHRRTVDEAFPSSISGALPIIGAEGDRVLVDATDFVHRDWMDVASTLQRSQEGSYTVARDRSGVNRNFTIGFPGNSEIDVSLTFATTGNPGRTVESIVPDGRAFTLRQHLTLLALPDDGYTPRRYDPRVGYGATGFKDYFEPIQGDLTQRWIARHRLQRQDPANPASPIVNPLVYYIDPGIPEPIRTATFEGAKWWEEAFAQAGLPGGFRVEYLPAGADPMDARYNVVQWENRNERGWSIGGAVGDPRTGELLKGMARMDSHRARTDYNLYAAFFGADAAAADTAFVLARVRQVTAHEIGHTLGLAHNYIASTYNRGSVMDYPAPRIRMANGRPDISAAYDVGPGEYDVWAIRWGYGIWPAAVEADSLRAIVADGLRKGYRFLSDNDARPESASDPRTNLWDDAATAGEFLQHQMEVRRWGIAHFGSAIFATANRSLRCRNASCPSTSGIVSRSIRW
- a CDS encoding sigma-70 family RNA polymerase sigma factor, translated to MTGLLPAPGVMMGNVDASDLFGRIARGDQRAVADCVQTFGGLVQALAKRWNHDPSDAEDAVQEIFIDLWKSAGRYDPTKCSPRGFVAMIARRRLIDRARRRGRAPVMVAMPDDFDAASEAAGAADVLEHEDAARRVLAELTPMQRRMLEMTLLDGKTHEEVALETDTPLGTVKSHVRRGLLRARALMGVGPSNEGGAP
- a CDS encoding anti-sigma factor, which codes for MTDRPHASDDERIEAELAAALVADEEVPLSGALTAKLISRGEAELVPVVDIATRRTTGMPSWTGWAAAAAIALWAMVGRSPAPATVVGPSPLALRAALLPSGGEVAWTRGPDAMADSAHGDVVWSDSAQAGVMRFHQLAANDPTKEQYQLWIFDASGDERYPVDGGVFNVTAGTAETLVPIDPAIRVTKATLFVVTVERPGGVVVSDRSRVALIAKRGA
- a CDS encoding zinc-dependent metalloprotease; translation: MPLYFWHRFAINSLVKTVGGMEYAYAVKGDGQQATRMVAADRQRAALAQLLTTLEPSELAIPDSIQTLMAPRPGGYPESVELFATRSRPGFDALSAARTLAQFTVDGLLQRERAARLVIGSVRQPGQLTLEEMIDRLVAATWRGASTTPTDAALRRVTQRAVIDRLLALAADRDAAQEVRDVVELKLAALGTDAKARAATGSESARAHWAGIAADITRWRERRELPTPSPALRAPGRSLWR